A single genomic interval of Sphingobacteriales bacterium harbors:
- a CDS encoding restriction endonuclease yields MIPDYQSLMLPILKLVADGQEHKYRDLIESLAVEFQVSDNERKELLASGNQAIFDNRVGWAKTYLKKAGLLDSPKRATFIITDLGRQTLAKNPDRVDAKYLRQFPAFLEFQNASRNNNETEEDETTLIENNEQTPEESLDKAYQRIRKSLASELLNKVVDLSPAFFERLVVELLVKMGYGGSIKDAGKAMGKSGDEGIDGTIKEDKLGLDIIYIQAKRWKPGNVVGRPELQKFVGALAGQGAKKGIFITTSNFTKEALEYTPRNETKIVLIDGEQLAQLMIDYNLGCATQQTYELKKIDSDYFGEE; encoded by the coding sequence ATGATACCAGACTACCAATCATTAATGCTTCCAATACTCAAACTTGTTGCGGACGGACAAGAACATAAATACAGGGACTTGATTGAAAGTTTGGCTGTTGAATTTCAAGTATCAGACAATGAAAGAAAAGAACTCTTGGCAAGTGGCAACCAAGCAATTTTTGACAACAGAGTTGGCTGGGCTAAAACATATCTCAAAAAGGCAGGACTACTTGACTCACCAAAACGAGCGACTTTTATAATTACCGACCTTGGCAGGCAGACTTTAGCGAAAAATCCTGACCGAGTTGACGCAAAATATTTAAGACAATTTCCTGCATTTTTAGAGTTTCAAAACGCTTCGAGAAACAACAACGAGACAGAAGAAGATGAAACAACCTTAATTGAAAACAATGAACAGACACCTGAAGAGAGTTTGGACAAGGCCTATCAACGAATAAGAAAATCATTGGCTTCTGAATTACTTAACAAAGTTGTTGATCTCTCACCTGCTTTTTTCGAGCGACTTGTAGTTGAACTTTTAGTAAAAATGGGTTATGGTGGTTCAATTAAGGACGCAGGAAAAGCAATGGGCAAAAGCGGTGATGAAGGAATTGACGGAACAATAAAAGAAGATAAACTCGGACTTGACATTATCTATATCCAAGCTAAACGCTGGAAACCAGGAAATGTAGTTGGACGACCAGAACTTCAAAAATTTGTTGGCGCACTTGCCGGACAAGGGGCTAAAAAGGGAATTTTCATCACGACATCAAACTTTACTAAGGAAGCATTGGAATACACACCGAGAAATGAAACAAAAATTGTTCTCATAGACGGTGAACAGTTGGCTCAACTAATGATTGACTACAATCTTGGATGTGCGACACAACAGACTTATGAACTTAAAAAAATTGACAGCGACTATTTTGGAGAAGAATAA
- a CDS encoding glycoside hydrolase, translating into MRVYFFLFCLLSTDYFAQLAAQQKHIYIANDDHTDYLWSADVATYEQAFLDVLDYYLDLNDATAGNAAPYQNRYNCDAAFWLYTYKKNKTPADFQRLIDQIQSGHIGVPLNMMVSTYGGQSAESIIRGMYWQGKIEREYNIDLNIAISMENQTQPLGLSSLWAGSGANYSWKGVCGCSSPVNYSELQNRTHEIYWYKGPDSTGVLMKWYSILYNQSLGGYAEAWFPNSATDYCALKCNTAEYPYWVAGGFGRGWDNLTTYDNTFPTVAQNNSNATQQVYVSNEVDFFEHFNSLYGNNLPTECLTYGNDWDTDCASLAEVTANVKRLVEKLRTAEVMATLVATQDPSAYPDIDEMREKCWVALGQYWEHNFGMGGCCADDERANWQRGLANDVSDYVNQLYAQSLSSLGSRIQKTGTNLRFFVLNPLNWTRTDMADFDYSGSANIKVVEVQSGQEIPFQLVTVNGVNKLRILAENIPSVGYKTYEIQTGTGTSFPNAVTTTGNIMENDFYRITVTNSGVITSLQDKLNSNTEYCLPTNSKYINDLGSGNSNTGTLTLINNGAVSATFQCSSSNPLQHTTLITLYKGINRIDLQNTINANFGDDIRTYSFSFNLSNPTTYHEELGAILKVKNVSSGGHYATNAKRHTWQTLNHFADIGISGRGITLSNADAGFMKIGSSTTDFLDENSSQINVLAGGRMAGSGPGIYNQHGDTQFLNRFALHVHNNDFNQAAAMKWALEHQNPFISGEVGEGTSYPEAIFSYLSVSDPNIVLWTLKPSEEGVEDGGIIARLWNLSTSPSVCTVDFTRFANSAMQTTHIETDLSPAEVVNGNLFANIGQQQMQTYRIYPGCTETLQIEGEAVVCAGSDIYTYAISPLPYTTYNWQVSSGGEIIQGQETNSITVKWNAGSLGTVTVETITP; encoded by the coding sequence ATGCGCGTTTATTTTTTTTTATTTTGCCTGTTATCTACGGACTACTTTGCCCAACTCGCTGCGCAACAAAAACATATTTATATAGCCAACGACGATCATACCGATTATTTGTGGAGTGCTGATGTGGCAACCTACGAACAAGCATTTTTAGATGTGCTTGACTATTATCTTGACCTCAACGATGCCACCGCAGGCAATGCAGCCCCTTACCAAAACAGATATAATTGTGATGCCGCTTTTTGGCTCTATACTTACAAAAAGAACAAAACGCCTGCCGATTTTCAACGCTTGATAGACCAAATACAATCGGGGCATATCGGGGTGCCGCTTAATATGATGGTGTCCACCTATGGCGGGCAATCGGCAGAATCCATTATCAGAGGGATGTATTGGCAGGGGAAAATAGAACGCGAATATAATATAGACCTCAACATCGCTATTTCTATGGAAAACCAAACCCAACCGCTTGGGCTAAGTTCTTTGTGGGCAGGCTCGGGGGCCAATTATTCGTGGAAAGGCGTTTGCGGATGCTCTTCGCCCGTAAACTATTCTGAACTCCAAAACCGAACCCACGAAATTTATTGGTATAAAGGTCCCGATAGTACGGGCGTATTGATGAAATGGTATTCTATTCTTTATAATCAAAGTCTTGGTGGTTATGCCGAAGCCTGGTTTCCAAATTCCGCTACTGACTATTGCGCCCTTAAATGCAATACCGCCGAATATCCATATTGGGTGGCTGGGGGTTTTGGACGAGGCTGGGATAACCTCACCACCTACGACAATACTTTTCCAACGGTGGCGCAAAATAACAGCAATGCTACGCAACAGGTGTACGTATCAAACGAAGTTGATTTTTTTGAGCATTTCAATAGCTTGTATGGCAACAATCTTCCAACTGAATGCCTTACCTACGGTAACGATTGGGATACCGATTGCGCCTCTTTGGCAGAAGTAACTGCAAATGTAAAGCGATTGGTTGAAAAACTTAGAACTGCCGAGGTAATGGCAACTTTGGTAGCCACGCAAGACCCATCTGCCTATCCGGATATTGATGAAATGCGCGAAAAATGTTGGGTAGCTTTGGGGCAATACTGGGAGCACAATTTTGGCATGGGCGGCTGCTGTGCAGATGACGAGCGGGCAAACTGGCAAAGAGGTTTGGCTAATGATGTATCTGATTATGTAAACCAACTATACGCTCAATCTTTATCATCGCTTGGTTCGCGAATTCAAAAAACGGGAACTAATTTGCGCTTTTTTGTGCTAAACCCTCTGAACTGGACTCGAACCGATATGGCCGATTTTGATTACTCGGGCAGTGCCAATATTAAAGTTGTAGAGGTGCAATCCGGACAAGAAATCCCTTTTCAGTTAGTAACAGTTAATGGAGTTAATAAACTTCGCATTTTAGCCGAAAATATTCCTTCCGTTGGCTATAAAACATACGAAATTCAAACAGGTACGGGTACGAGTTTCCCAAATGCCGTTACCACAACGGGCAATATCATGGAAAACGATTTTTACCGGATAACTGTTACTAATTCCGGAGTTATTACCTCATTACAAGACAAACTAAACAGCAATACCGAATATTGTTTGCCCACAAACAGTAAATATATCAACGATTTGGGTTCGGGCAACAGCAATACCGGAACGCTTACCCTAATAAACAATGGAGCAGTATCGGCAACTTTTCAGTGCAGTTCGTCAAACCCACTACAACATACAACACTGATAACTTTATATAAAGGCATTAATAGAATTGATTTACAGAACACTATCAATGCAAATTTTGGAGACGACATCCGCACTTACTCTTTTTCGTTTAACCTGTCTAACCCAACCACCTACCACGAAGAATTAGGTGCTATTTTGAAAGTAAAAAACGTTTCATCCGGAGGACATTATGCCACAAATGCTAAAAGGCACACCTGGCAAACGCTCAACCATTTTGCCGATATTGGCATTTCCGGACGCGGGATAACCCTATCTAATGCCGACGCAGGATTTATGAAAATTGGCAGCAGCACAACTGACTTTTTAGACGAGAACTCTTCTCAAATAAACGTACTTGCAGGAGGACGGATGGCCGGCTCGGGTCCGGGTATTTATAATCAACATGGCGATACTCAGTTTTTAAATCGCTTTGCCCTGCACGTCCACAACAACGATTTTAATCAGGCTGCCGCCATGAAATGGGCTTTGGAACATCAAAATCCGTTTATATCCGGAGAAGTGGGCGAAGGAACATCTTATCCGGAGGCTATATTTTCCTACCTGTCTGTTTCTGACCCTAATATTGTTTTATGGACGCTAAAACCATCGGAAGAAGGCGTGGAAGATGGCGGCATTATTGCGCGTTTATGGAACTTGTCAACTTCGCCTTCGGTGTGTACAGTAGATTTTACCCGCTTTGCAAACAGCGCTATGCAAACTACGCATATTGAAACAGATTTGTCGCCTGCCGAAGTTGTCAATGGCAATTTATTTGCCAATATTGGGCAACAACAAATGCAAACCTACCGTATTTATCCCGGATGTACCGAAACCCTACAGATTGAAGGAGAGGCTGTAGTTTGCGCAGGTAGCGATATTTATACTTATGCCATTTCGCCCTTACCATATACAACATACAATTGGCAGGTAAGCAGCGGAGGAGAGATAATACAGGGGCAGGAAACAAATTCTATAACCGTTAAATGGAACGCTGGCTCTTTGGGCACCGTAACCGTAGAGACAATAACGCCTTAA
- a CDS encoding murein L,D-transpeptidase catalytic domain family protein has translation MNPNYIRAVLFLFIILISCHEKVKETPKADIKKTKHKAEMALNYCKSAGLNTDICVLIDMSVHSGLKRFFVWDFKKNAIALSCLVSHGCGDNPWGRDFSKESPKFSNDNGSHLSSLGKYKIGERGYSNWGINAKYLLHGLEKTNKAALQREIVFHSWEVISDIETYPNGTPEGWGCPAISNNHFRQVDSFLKSSTKPVLMWIYL, from the coding sequence ATGAACCCAAATTATATTAGGGCTGTACTTTTTCTGTTTATAATTTTAATAAGCTGCCATGAAAAGGTCAAAGAAACACCGAAGGCCGATATTAAAAAAACAAAACATAAGGCCGAAATGGCACTTAACTATTGTAAATCGGCAGGATTAAACACCGACATATGTGTTTTAATTGATATGAGCGTACACTCTGGGCTTAAACGGTTTTTTGTTTGGGACTTTAAAAAAAATGCAATCGCATTGAGTTGTTTAGTAAGTCATGGCTGTGGAGACAATCCATGGGGAAGAGACTTCTCAAAGGAAAGTCCAAAATTTAGCAATGATAATGGAAGCCATCTTTCCTCTTTGGGTAAATACAAAATTGGAGAAAGGGGGTATAGCAATTGGGGAATAAATGCAAAATACCTTTTACATGGTTTAGAAAAAACCAATAAAGCGGCTTTGCAACGCGAAATTGTATTTCATTCATGGGAGGTTATTTCGGATATTGAAACGTATCCAAACGGAACACCAGAAGGATGGGGCTGCCCCGCTATTTCTAACAACCATTTTAGACAAGTTGATTCATTTTTAAAGTCAAGTACTAAACCTGTTTTAATGTGGATTTACCTGTAA
- a CDS encoding amino acid permease, with amino-acid sequence MGLFAKKNLAQLIAEASESEKGLKKTLSAGALISLGIGAIIGAGLFSITGMAAANYAGPGIMLSFIIAAIGCGFAGLCYAEFASMIPVAGSAYTYSYATMGEFIAWIIGWDLVLEYAVGAATVASSWSGYLSKLLTSYGLSFPHELMMTPFDSATLADGSVVHGLVNLPAVFIVTVMSLVLIKGTSESAFVNTIIVILKITIVLIFIIMGFKFVNPDNLQPLIPENKGSFGEFGISGIIRAAAVVFFAYIGFDAVSTAAQEAKDPKKAMPIGIMGSLLICTVLYIAFAYVMVGVAHYTKFGGEGGGSHLAPVAIAIEQMGYPDASGKIVPAYPWLNTSIIIAILLGYASVILVMLLGQSRVFYSMSKDGLLPKIFSAVHPKFRTPSKSNLFFMVFVSLFAAFVPGRVVGEMTSIGTLFAFILVCIGVLVLRRTQPNAPRAFKTPLVPYVPILGVLVCFGMMAFLPFDTWIRLIVWMIIGMDVYLAFGIKHSVLNKKSNKNKSAWTVSITGLVLTVALIGIAIAHHFNSDGKDTGLYYFSMLFAGLHLIYYMLKLRNLKITGAN; translated from the coding sequence ATGGGATTATTCGCAAAGAAAAACTTAGCTCAATTAATAGCCGAAGCTAGTGAATCTGAAAAAGGCCTCAAAAAAACCCTCTCGGCAGGTGCCTTAATTTCTTTAGGCATCGGAGCCATTATCGGTGCCGGATTGTTTTCTATTACCGGCATGGCTGCTGCTAATTATGCCGGCCCCGGAATTATGCTTTCCTTTATTATTGCAGCAATTGGCTGTGGCTTTGCCGGCTTGTGTTATGCCGAGTTCGCCTCCATGATTCCAGTTGCGGGTAGTGCCTATACTTATTCGTATGCCACCATGGGCGAATTTATCGCATGGATTATTGGCTGGGATTTGGTGTTGGAATATGCTGTGGGTGCCGCCACCGTTGCCTCGAGCTGGAGCGGCTACCTGTCTAAACTTTTAACGAGTTATGGCTTGTCGTTCCCACATGAACTAATGATGACACCTTTTGATTCGGCAACACTTGCAGACGGCTCGGTTGTTCATGGACTCGTAAATCTTCCGGCAGTATTTATCGTTACAGTGATGTCTTTGGTTTTGATTAAAGGCACTTCAGAATCGGCTTTTGTAAATACAATAATAGTAATTTTAAAAATAACCATTGTACTTATTTTTATTATAATGGGTTTTAAATTTGTGAACCCCGATAACCTTCAACCATTAATTCCGGAAAACAAAGGCTCTTTTGGCGAGTTTGGTATATCCGGAATTATACGTGCGGCGGCGGTTGTTTTCTTTGCCTATATTGGCTTTGATGCCGTTTCAACAGCAGCGCAAGAAGCCAAAGATCCAAAAAAGGCAATGCCCATTGGAATTATGGGTTCGTTGCTTATTTGTACCGTCCTGTATATTGCCTTTGCGTACGTAATGGTAGGGGTGGCACATTACACCAAATTTGGAGGAGAAGGCGGCGGAAGCCACTTAGCACCTGTTGCAATAGCTATCGAACAAATGGGCTACCCCGATGCTTCTGGAAAAATAGTTCCGGCTTACCCATGGTTAAATACTTCTATTATTATTGCCATTCTTTTAGGTTATGCCTCTGTTATTTTGGTGATGTTATTGGGGCAAAGTCGGGTGTTTTATTCTATGAGTAAAGATGGATTATTGCCAAAAATATTTTCTGCCGTTCATCCCAAATTTAGAACTCCGTCAAAATCGAACCTGTTTTTTATGGTTTTTGTGAGCCTTTTTGCCGCTTTTGTTCCCGGAAGAGTTGTAGGAGAGATGACCAGTATCGGCACTTTGTTTGCATTTATTTTAGTATGTATTGGTGTGTTGGTATTAAGAAGAACCCAACCGAATGCCCCAAGAGCATTTAAAACTCCGTTGGTGCCTTATGTTCCGATTTTAGGCGTATTGGTTTGTTTCGGTATGATGGCTTTCCTTCCTTTCGACACCTGGATTCGATTAATCGTTTGGATGATTATTGGCATGGATGTTTATTTGGCCTTTGGCATTAAACATAGCGTTTTAAATAAAAAAAGCAATAAAAATAAAAGTGCTTGGACTGTATCTATAACAGGTTTGGTGTTAACAGTGGCCTTGATAGGCATTGCCATTGCACACCATTTTAATTCAGATGGCAAAGATACCGGACTTTATTATTTTTCAATGCTATTTGCTGGTTTGCACTTGATTTACTATATGCTTAAATTAAGAAATTTGAAAATAACCGGAGCCAATTAA
- a CDS encoding GNAT family N-acetyltransferase, with amino-acid sequence MLKENQILGSCSFVGPPQNGKVEIAYWTFKEFERQGVASFACKKLVSIAKQTDPNLEITAKTALEHNASTKILANNNFVFTQIVQDEEIGDAWLWIHENPDEQIRPFPR; translated from the coding sequence GTGCTTAAAGAAAACCAAATTCTTGGCTCTTGTAGTTTCGTAGGGCCTCCACAAAATGGAAAAGTTGAAATTGCATATTGGACTTTTAAAGAATTTGAAAGGCAAGGCGTTGCCTCATTTGCCTGTAAAAAACTTGTCTCAATTGCTAAGCAAACAGACCCAAATTTAGAAATAACGGCTAAAACAGCACTAGAACATAACGCTTCTACAAAAATTTTGGCCAATAATAATTTTGTGTTTACTCAAATTGTACAAGACGAAGAAATTGGGGATGCTTGGCTTTGGATACATGAAAATCCGGATGAGCAAATACGACCGTTCCCGCGCTAA
- a CDS encoding transposase, with the protein MLQLFYRVNRTGCSSYGDFSQINLPASRKTGIYYIDAKALPVCDMLRAKQHKVFAQTASKGKSSMGWFFGFKLHLIVNHKGQIVDFALTTGQVADNSKDLLNKLLEKISGTLFGDIGYLTTLWNNFLKKD; encoded by the coding sequence ATCCTACAACTATTTTATAGAGTTAATAGAACGGGTTGCTCTTCCTATGGCGATTTTAGCCAAATTAACCTGCCAGCAAGCAGAAAAACAGGAATTTATTACATAGATGCCAAAGCGCTACCTGTTTGTGACATGCTGCGAGCCAAGCAACATAAAGTTTTTGCTCAAACCGCCTCGAAAGGAAAATCTTCTATGGGGTGGTTTTTCGGCTTTAAGCTCCACCTGATAGTCAATCACAAAGGACAAATCGTGGACTTTGCTTTGACTACAGGACAGGTGGCAGACAATAGTAAAGACCTCTTAAACAAGCTATTAGAGAAAATATCAGGCACATTGTTTGGCGATATAGGCTATTTGACTACCTTATGGAACAACTTTTTGAAAAAGGACTAA
- a CDS encoding adenosylcobalamin-dependent ribonucleoside-diphosphate reductase, giving the protein MAFIAKNIKTSKPVKPTKVFEPVKYEEALEACLAYFENDDLAATTWLNKYAMRNEKGELLEKTPDDMHRRMAIEFARIEEKYRHSMNLNGSAKLRSEYGQQREHLLESNIVQLFKDFKYVIPQGSVMSALGNPHMIASLSNCVVLPNIYDSYGGVMYTDQQLTQLFKRRCGVGVDLSTLRPAGMMVSNAAGTTSGAVSFMERFSNTTREVAQNGRRGALMLTMDIAHPDIENFITIKQDLKKVTGANISVRLSDEFMKAVSEDTDYTHRWPIDSAEPKITKTIRARKLWSTIIACAHNTAEPGLIFWDRQHYYSTSSLYPEFKNTSTNPCSEIAMQGGDSCRLIAINLYSFVEAPFSKQAKFNFDKFYCYTYEAQRLQDDLVDLELESIERIMNKIDADPEPDFIKEVERQTWQLLYDYGKRGRRTGLGFTALGDTLAALGLKYDSDTAIETIDKIMAKKLEAEFDSSVDMAIERGKFADFDPDIEAQSEFVQMMEKEFPELYQRMMRHGRRNISISTVAPTGTLSMLARTSSGIEPVFLLSYTRRRKVNPNSPNTKISFVDDMGDKWEEFTVYHPKLKDWMKINNEKNEEASPYYGSTANEIDWIKRIEIQAVVQKYVTHSISSTINLPSDVTLREVGDIYLEAWKKGLKGITVYRDGSRSGVLVDTKKTKQGGSDEIVETKAPVRPERLMAKVVRFNNENEKWIGVVGMLNGRPYEIFTGKAEDSFYLPAYVKDGWVIKNREDSGASRYDFQYMDKDGYRVTIEGLSRSFNQEYWNYAKLISGVLRHGMPMLSVIELIEDLNLYSDHMNTWKNGVLRTLKQFIPDGTKATDKSCPSCKDADGLIYEEGCLKCKSCGHSKCG; this is encoded by the coding sequence ATGGCCTTCATTGCAAAAAATATCAAAACATCAAAGCCTGTCAAACCCACCAAAGTTTTTGAACCGGTAAAATACGAAGAAGCATTAGAGGCTTGTCTTGCCTATTTTGAGAATGATGACCTTGCCGCAACTACTTGGCTAAACAAATACGCCATGCGAAATGAAAAGGGCGAACTGCTTGAAAAAACGCCTGACGATATGCATCGCAGGATGGCGATAGAATTTGCACGTATTGAAGAGAAGTACAGGCATAGCATGAATTTAAACGGCAGTGCAAAATTAAGGTCTGAATATGGCCAACAGAGGGAACATCTGCTTGAAAGCAATATCGTTCAACTTTTCAAAGATTTTAAATACGTTATTCCACAAGGCAGTGTAATGAGTGCTCTCGGCAATCCACACATGATTGCCAGTTTAAGTAATTGTGTTGTTTTGCCAAATATTTACGATAGCTACGGCGGGGTAATGTACACCGACCAGCAATTGACACAACTCTTTAAAAGACGCTGTGGCGTTGGCGTTGATTTGAGTACTCTTCGACCTGCCGGAATGATGGTGAGCAACGCCGCCGGCACCACCAGTGGCGCAGTTAGTTTTATGGAACGCTTTAGCAACACAACCCGCGAAGTTGCCCAAAACGGGCGCCGTGGTGCCTTGATGCTTACCATGGATATTGCACATCCGGATATAGAAAATTTCATCACCATCAAACAAGATCTTAAAAAAGTAACCGGTGCCAATATTTCGGTACGCCTTAGCGACGAATTTATGAAAGCTGTCTCTGAAGATACCGATTACACACACCGCTGGCCTATTGACAGCGCCGAACCTAAAATTACCAAAACCATTCGTGCCCGTAAATTATGGAGCACCATTATTGCTTGTGCACACAATACCGCCGAACCGGGATTGATTTTTTGGGATAGGCAACACTATTACAGCACCTCTTCGTTGTATCCTGAATTTAAAAATACATCTACCAATCCTTGCTCTGAAATTGCTATGCAAGGCGGCGACAGTTGCCGTTTGATTGCCATCAACTTGTATTCATTTGTTGAAGCCCCATTCTCTAAACAGGCAAAATTTAATTTTGATAAGTTCTATTGTTATACCTACGAAGCGCAACGCCTGCAAGATGATTTAGTGGATTTGGAACTGGAATCCATCGAACGGATTATGAATAAAATTGATGCAGATCCGGAGCCGGATTTTATAAAAGAAGTGGAACGACAAACCTGGCAACTGCTTTATGACTATGGTAAACGCGGACGCCGCACCGGCCTCGGTTTTACCGCACTTGGAGATACACTGGCAGCCCTTGGCTTGAAATACGATTCTGACACCGCCATAGAAACCATTGACAAAATTATGGCTAAAAAATTAGAGGCCGAGTTTGACAGTTCGGTTGATATGGCTATTGAACGCGGAAAATTTGCCGACTTTGATCCGGATATTGAAGCCCAATCTGAATTTGTACAAATGATGGAAAAAGAATTTCCGGAGCTATATCAACGCATGATGCGCCATGGCCGCCGAAACATCAGTATTTCTACCGTTGCCCCAACCGGTACGTTAAGCATGCTTGCGCGCACCTCATCGGGCATTGAGCCGGTGTTTTTACTAAGTTATACCCGCCGCAGAAAGGTAAACCCAAACTCGCCCAACACAAAAATTAGTTTTGTTGACGACATGGGAGATAAGTGGGAAGAATTTACCGTATATCATCCAAAACTTAAAGACTGGATGAAAATTAACAACGAAAAAAACGAAGAAGCAAGCCCATATTACGGCTCTACTGCTAACGAAATTGACTGGATCAAGCGCATCGAAATTCAGGCAGTTGTACAAAAATATGTAACACACAGCATAAGCAGCACCATCAATTTGCCCTCTGACGTTACCCTGCGCGAAGTAGGCGATATTTATCTTGAAGCTTGGAAAAAAGGATTAAAAGGAATTACCGTTTACCGCGACGGAAGCCGCTCGGGTGTTTTGGTTGACACTAAAAAAACAAAGCAGGGTGGTTCAGACGAAATTGTAGAAACCAAAGCCCCAGTGCGCCCAGAACGCCTTATGGCCAAAGTAGTTCGCTTTAATAACGAAAACGAAAAATGGATTGGAGTGGTAGGTATGCTGAACGGCCGCCCTTACGAAATTTTTACCGGAAAAGCCGAAGACTCCTTTTATTTGCCTGCTTACGTAAAAGACGGTTGGGTAATTAAAAACCGCGAAGATTCGGGCGCATCTCGTTATGATTTTCAATACATGGACAAAGACGGTTACCGGGTAACAATAGAAGGCTTATCCCGGTCATTCAATCAAGAATATTGGAACTATGCAAAATTGATTTCGGGTGTATTGCGCCACGGAATGCCAATGTTGAGTGTGATAGAATTAATTGAAGATCTCAATCTTTATTCAGATCACATGAATACTTGGAAAAATGGAGTGCTCAGAACTTTAAAACAATTTATTCCGGACGGAACCAAAGCAACCGATAAATCATGCCCAAGTTGTAAAGACGCAGACGGTTTGATTTATGAAGAGGGATGTTTGAAATGCAAAAGTTGCGGCCACAGCAAATGCGGATAG
- a CDS encoding ISAs1 family transposase, producing the protein MELPNGIPSHDTFNRVFQHLDKDAFSSSLYRWSKELLGFLADKQVCIDGKVLCGTDRSGSKKSGICIVTAWACEQRLVLGQQKVAAKSNEKTAIPELLDALELAGSIVSIDAIACQPHIAEQIRNKKADYVLALKKNQGVLFEETVSRFSSLAAQLPSFEKVEYNGGRIEKRTCTVLNQLFFVDSAAKFKDCQSIIRIIAERTLKNQPEKTTQEVRYYLTSLDISPQNALTICRNHWGIENNLHWMLDVVFNEDHNRSRTKYAAENFATLRKIALQILTQNDDKNSIKKRRHIAAWNDMYLLKLIQPLF; encoded by the coding sequence ATGGAATTACCCAACGGCATTCCCTCTCACGACACTTTCAACCGAGTATTTCAGCACTTAGACAAAGATGCGTTTTCGTCAAGTTTATATCGTTGGTCGAAGGAACTTTTAGGTTTTTTAGCCGACAAACAGGTCTGTATTGATGGCAAGGTTTTATGCGGAACCGACCGTTCAGGGTCAAAAAAAAGCGGTATATGCATTGTAACTGCTTGGGCGTGTGAGCAGCGTTTGGTGTTGGGGCAGCAAAAGGTGGCAGCAAAGAGCAACGAAAAGACGGCAATCCCCGAACTTTTGGATGCTCTCGAACTGGCAGGCAGCATAGTTAGTATAGATGCCATTGCTTGTCAGCCCCATATAGCCGAGCAAATCCGTAATAAAAAGGCAGATTATGTACTGGCACTGAAAAAGAACCAAGGTGTTTTGTTTGAAGAAACCGTCAGCCGATTTTCATCATTAGCTGCTCAACTGCCAAGTTTCGAAAAAGTGGAGTACAACGGCGGACGCATCGAAAAACGCACCTGTACGGTGCTAAATCAATTGTTTTTTGTCGATTCGGCTGCAAAATTCAAGGATTGCCAATCAATTATTCGTATTATTGCCGAGCGAACTTTGAAAAACCAACCCGAAAAAACTACTCAGGAAGTTCGCTATTACCTCACCAGTCTCGATATAAGTCCACAAAACGCTTTGACAATTTGCCGAAACCACTGGGGTATTGAAAACAACCTACACTGGATGCTCGATGTTGTCTTTAATGAAGACCATAATCGTAGCAGAACCAAATATGCTGCTGAAAACTTTGCTACTCTCAGAAAAATAGCCCTACAAATCTTAACCCAAAATGACGACAAAAACAGTATTAAAAAACGAAGACACATCGCCGCTTGGAACGATATGTATCTCCTCAAATTAATCCAACCACTATTTTAA